A single window of Mesotoga sp. UBA6090 DNA harbors:
- a CDS encoding ABC transporter permease codes for MSNSKSSVISTSSTTSRKAIDFLVNGSIIIGFVGVVIFFAITSSAFFKWDNISDILLRLSITTPAAYGVMLALVAKGIDLTPGTTMGLVGITVASGVAAGMSFGLSILLAVLVGVAVGLVNAFLIAKANLNPFIATISVLFIGNSIEKSVTRGGLPVYLYPAPPALNQIYRGSTLGIPNPILILIILTLLLYLFLEKSKYGRRLYACGESIKASRASGIPVRLYYGAAYFISALCATIGGIILCSQIRSGQPLVGHSYMWDAIGAAYLSTIMSRRNFRPNVFGTLFGAVVMATVANGLTLMGLAFYWKEFAKGLIILIMLLVSVMKKRYERSRLF; via the coding sequence TTGTCCAACTCGAAAAGTAGTGTGATATCAACCAGCAGTACTACGTCCCGGAAAGCTATTGATTTTCTGGTAAATGGAAGCATAATAATCGGATTTGTTGGTGTTGTGATCTTCTTTGCTATAACGAGTAGCGCATTTTTCAAGTGGGACAACATTTCCGACATTCTTCTGAGACTTTCTATAACAACACCAGCTGCATATGGGGTAATGCTCGCACTTGTAGCAAAGGGTATTGATCTTACTCCAGGAACAACAATGGGGCTTGTCGGAATTACTGTCGCAAGCGGCGTTGCAGCCGGAATGAGTTTTGGTCTTTCAATACTTCTCGCGGTCCTGGTTGGAGTTGCTGTCGGACTAGTAAATGCTTTCTTAATTGCAAAAGCCAATCTGAATCCGTTTATAGCAACTATATCTGTGCTATTTATTGGCAACAGTATAGAAAAGAGTGTCACAAGGGGAGGGCTCCCAGTCTATCTTTATCCCGCCCCTCCTGCTCTCAATCAAATATATCGCGGTAGCACTCTCGGAATCCCAAATCCGATTTTGATTCTCATAATACTTACCTTGTTGCTCTATCTGTTTCTTGAGAAGAGCAAATATGGAAGAAGACTTTATGCATGTGGGGAGAGTATTAAGGCCTCAAGAGCTTCCGGCATTCCTGTAAGGCTTTACTATGGAGCTGCTTATTTTATTAGTGCTTTGTGTGCAACTATAGGCGGAATAATTCTCTGCTCTCAGATACGTTCAGGTCAGCCACTCGTTGGTCATTCCTACATGTGGGACGCCATCGGTGCCGCGTACTTGAGTACAATAATGTCAAGAAGGAACTTCAGACCAAATGTATTTGGAACGCTTTTTGGTGCAGTTGTCATGGCTACAGTCGCAAATGGCCTTACATTGATGGGACTCGCTTTCTACTGGAAAGAGTTTGCCAAGGGTCTGATTATTTTGATCATGCTACTTGTTTCTGTCATGAAGAAGCGCTATGAAAGGAGCCGCCTGTTTTGA
- a CDS encoding FGGY-family carbohydrate kinase, which translates to MSSSTLTIDVSTGGIHLCIVDKRMQIVHKEYKEFEYLTSEIPGAKEIDTDTLWALLVQMMRSLRFRPDLTAGISEIAVTSQREGCVFLDREDRVLSACPNIDSRASKIARSLPRSTKEEIYDITGHWPDCYFPAMRLLWFKHEAPSTYTKISRFMMLNEWIVYKLLGKNKDESVSEETNASESMLFDVRKRTWSHQIIELLELSHLRLARIEKPGTIVGSVSSSLAQEIGISESVDVKISMADTQSAVLGSGGFEPGDVVIVNGSTTPVQLVTDSPILDSQRRTWTCPYLPDLWTLESNCRKTGLMFRKIKNDLEELVSQFDDSLSLSSEQLDDVISINADRSFDTMAFLGPGIFDVSRGKDLPISLSFYDERVNIFSAILTGYIENLTFAIKANIEQLKEISSISLRRIILTGGASKNSLLRVILPRILRENELLITDNLDTTSLGASIIGKEKNSEIEKALLSSLRRLPSNEDMGDFYNKKFKIWKQWYSKMISIT; encoded by the coding sequence TTGAGTAGCTCAACGCTAACAATAGATGTTAGTACAGGTGGGATTCATTTATGCATCGTTGATAAGAGGATGCAGATTGTCCACAAAGAATACAAGGAGTTTGAGTACTTGACGTCAGAGATTCCTGGCGCAAAGGAAATTGATACTGATACCCTGTGGGCGTTGCTAGTTCAAATGATGCGAAGTCTACGATTTAGGCCAGACCTTACAGCAGGAATTTCTGAGATCGCAGTTACAAGCCAGCGTGAAGGCTGCGTCTTTTTGGATAGAGAAGATCGAGTCTTGTCTGCCTGTCCTAACATTGATTCGAGGGCATCTAAAATTGCTAGATCACTTCCTAGAAGCACTAAAGAGGAAATCTACGATATAACTGGCCATTGGCCGGACTGCTACTTTCCGGCCATGCGGCTTCTTTGGTTCAAGCACGAAGCGCCTTCAACGTATACAAAGATCAGCCGATTCATGATGCTTAACGAATGGATTGTATATAAGTTGCTCGGAAAGAATAAGGATGAATCTGTGTCTGAGGAGACAAATGCTTCGGAGTCAATGCTTTTTGACGTGCGAAAGAGAACTTGGTCGCATCAAATCATCGAATTACTTGAGCTTTCACATCTTCGGCTTGCAAGAATCGAAAAGCCAGGTACAATCGTCGGATCGGTTAGCAGTTCACTAGCCCAAGAAATCGGAATCTCAGAAAGTGTTGATGTCAAGATTTCTATGGCCGATACTCAGTCAGCAGTTCTTGGGTCGGGCGGATTTGAACCCGGAGACGTTGTAATTGTTAATGGTTCCACGACTCCTGTACAGCTAGTTACAGATTCCCCCATATTGGATAGTCAGCGTAGGACGTGGACTTGTCCGTATCTACCTGATCTCTGGACACTTGAGAGTAACTGCAGAAAGACAGGTCTAATGTTCAGAAAGATTAAGAATGATCTCGAAGAATTGGTTTCACAGTTCGATGACAGTCTATCTCTTTCCAGCGAACAGCTAGATGATGTTATCTCAATCAATGCAGACAGATCATTTGACACAATGGCTTTTCTTGGCCCTGGGATATTTGACGTGTCACGGGGCAAAGATCTCCCGATCTCTCTCTCCTTTTACGATGAGCGAGTCAATATCTTCAGTGCAATTCTGACAGGATACATAGAGAACCTGACCTTTGCAATAAAAGCGAACATAGAACAGCTGAAGGAGATATCAAGCATTAGCCTAAGGCGAATCATACTAACAGGAGGAGCATCAAAGAATAGCTTACTAAGAGTTATCCTTCCGAGAATATTGAGAGAAAACGAATTATTAATTACTGACAACCTCGATACTACTTCATTAGGTGCTTCAATAATTGGCAAAGAGAAGAACTCTGAAATTGAAAAAGCCTTATTGAGTTCACTACGTAGACTTCCCTCAAATGAGGATATGGGCGACTTCTACAATAAGAAATTCAAAATATGGAAACAATGGTACTCAAAGATGATTAGCATAACATGA
- a CDS encoding ABC transporter permease: MENALRITKFKSYITLGIFSSVIIYLIIASPGFLRFDNLMNVIVSATFVAIPAMGLGTIMLSGSFDLSFVGIIGVVSVTSIRMVHAEIPIPVVLITALAIALGFELANAFLIIKLKIHPWLTTISTMLAALGLEKAISKAYFLTTSHSFFQTIRFESFLGVPLPVWILGLSFLMMYLLVHKTAFGMHLYAVGGNEVAARKAGLKVERLRFSSFAAMGVCIWIVSLVYLSQLSGYTPEAAYTNLNEVILSVFFGMSISRKNVITIPGAVVGALFVALLANGLALSGVSSYWIKLIEGCLVIVVVITNAMGSGEIVQLEK, translated from the coding sequence ATGGAAAACGCATTGAGAATCACAAAATTCAAGAGCTACATCACTTTGGGAATATTCTCTTCAGTAATAATTTATCTGATCATCGCATCCCCGGGATTCTTGAGATTCGACAATCTAATGAACGTAATTGTCTCTGCCACTTTTGTAGCAATACCGGCTATGGGGCTTGGAACAATTATGTTATCAGGATCATTTGATCTCTCTTTTGTAGGAATAATTGGGGTCGTATCAGTAACGTCTATCAGAATGGTTCACGCTGAAATACCAATTCCAGTTGTGTTGATAACAGCACTAGCAATTGCTTTGGGATTTGAACTGGCAAACGCTTTCCTAATAATCAAATTGAAGATACATCCTTGGTTGACCACAATATCAACAATGTTAGCCGCTCTCGGTCTTGAGAAAGCTATAAGCAAGGCTTACTTTCTGACAACTTCGCATTCGTTCTTTCAAACAATCAGATTTGAGAGCTTTCTAGGAGTTCCTTTGCCTGTATGGATTCTTGGCCTGTCTTTTCTAATGATGTACTTGCTCGTTCACAAAACTGCGTTTGGTATGCATCTATATGCTGTGGGAGGGAATGAGGTAGCTGCAAGAAAGGCCGGTCTCAAGGTTGAAAGGTTACGTTTCAGTTCCTTCGCAGCAATGGGGGTATGCATTTGGATTGTCTCACTTGTTTACCTGTCACAGCTTTCAGGTTATACTCCAGAAGCTGCGTACACTAATTTGAATGAAGTGATACTGTCAGTGTTTTTCGGAATGTCGATTTCTAGAAAAAACGTCATAACTATTCCGGGAGCTGTTGTAGGTGCTCTTTTCGTGGCACTCTTGGCAAATGGACTTGCACTGTCAGGTGTCAGCTCATACTGGATAAAACTCATAGAGGGTTGTCTAGTGATTGTCGTAGTCATAACAAATGCTATGGGGAGTGGTGAAATTGTCCAACTCGAAAAGTAG
- a CDS encoding class II aldolase/adducin family protein, protein MFEAEKKELIEYGIKVFRSGLVHGTGGNLSMRVGENGDMYLMTPSGIDYEQIVPDDIVLIDMNGRVIEGERKPSIEHGMHREVYKKRKDVNAIIHTHSLYSTALSITRQPLPQIESSVVLMRGQIEVADYARHGSMELAMNVVNALGDRKAVLMANHGQLAADESLAKALKTCVSVEHCAQMYILARSVGQVYPISPEKCDELREYIKTSYGQKK, encoded by the coding sequence ATGTTTGAAGCAGAAAAGAAAGAACTAATCGAGTACGGAATAAAGGTCTTCAGGAGTGGTCTGGTACACGGTACGGGTGGCAACCTGAGTATGCGAGTTGGAGAGAACGGTGATATGTACCTGATGACTCCAAGCGGTATTGACTACGAACAGATAGTGCCAGATGATATCGTGTTGATTGACATGAACGGAAGAGTAATTGAAGGGGAAAGAAAACCATCCATTGAACACGGTATGCACAGAGAAGTCTACAAAAAAAGAAAGGATGTAAATGCCATAATCCATACTCATTCTCTTTACTCAACGGCTCTCTCAATAACAAGGCAACCTTTGCCCCAAATTGAGTCAAGTGTTGTCCTAATGAGAGGGCAAATCGAAGTTGCCGACTATGCAAGGCACGGAAGTATGGAGCTTGCCATGAATGTTGTGAATGCGCTTGGCGACCGGAAGGCGGTTCTAATGGCAAATCATGGCCAACTTGCAGCAGATGAATCTCTTGCTAAGGCATTGAAAACTTGTGTTAGTGTCGAACATTGTGCCCAAATGTACATTCTAGCAAGAAGCGTTGGCCAAGTGTATCCAATATCCCCTGAAAAATGTGATGAATTGAGAGAGTACATCAAAACCTCTTACGGACAAAAGAAATAG
- a CDS encoding NAD(P)-dependent oxidoreductase, protein MKKILITSELDNKTLEVLEKEFIITLKGRAAGEKNFLSESVMIEQINSLEPEILIISADKIGSAIIKAVDSIKLIVVTRGNPVNVDLNACKEKGITVTCTPARNANCVAELVIALMICSARKLFQSFEAIKDGTAAVDKMTNVVDKGKDVIWSDPQLAVMPYIRFRGFDIQGKTLGLVGLGSIGRKTASKAIALGMDVQVFDPYVSEDEIRRIGAKPSSMDELLSESDFVSLHAIVTKETEKMIGMQEFLKMKDTAYLINTARGALVDHDALLKVLKEKRIAGAAVDVFYYEPIALDDPFLKLDNFIITPHIGGASSDVITHHSKMALESILAYANNDEIPYRAV, encoded by the coding sequence ATGAAGAAGATTCTTATTACATCTGAGCTAGACAATAAGACTCTAGAAGTACTCGAGAAGGAGTTCATAATAACCTTGAAAGGTCGGGCAGCAGGAGAAAAGAACTTCCTTTCGGAAAGCGTTATGATCGAACAGATAAATTCCCTAGAACCAGAAATCTTGATAATAAGTGCAGACAAGATTGGCAGTGCAATTATCAAAGCGGTCGACAGCATCAAATTAATAGTGGTTACACGCGGGAATCCTGTAAATGTAGATCTTAATGCGTGCAAAGAAAAGGGCATAACTGTGACATGTACACCGGCGAGAAATGCGAATTGCGTAGCAGAACTTGTCATAGCGCTTATGATTTGTTCAGCGAGAAAATTATTCCAATCTTTCGAAGCAATAAAGGATGGGACAGCGGCAGTCGACAAAATGACCAATGTCGTCGACAAGGGTAAAGATGTCATCTGGTCAGATCCGCAACTAGCAGTTATGCCATACATAAGATTTAGAGGGTTTGATATTCAAGGGAAGACCTTAGGTCTTGTTGGTCTTGGATCAATAGGAAGAAAGACTGCATCAAAAGCGATCGCTCTTGGAATGGATGTACAGGTTTTCGATCCCTACGTTTCTGAAGATGAAATTCGAAGAATTGGAGCAAAACCCTCTTCAATGGATGAACTTCTATCTGAGTCAGATTTTGTAAGTCTCCATGCTATTGTGACAAAAGAGACCGAAAAGATGATTGGTATGCAAGAGTTTCTTAAAATGAAAGACACGGCGTATCTTATAAACACAGCTAGAGGAGCTTTAGTCGATCACGATGCTCTTTTGAAAGTTCTTAAAGAGAAAAGGATCGCAGGTGCAGCCGTTGATGTCTTCTATTACGAGCCGATAGCTCTCGATGATCCTTTCCTGAAACTTGATAACTTCATAATTACGCCTCATATTGGCGGTGCAAGCTCAGACGTAATAACGCATCATTCGAAAATGGCTTTGGAAAGTATCCTAGCTTATGCAAATAACGATGAGATCCCATATAGGGCAGTCTGA